From the genome of Flavobacterium luteolum, one region includes:
- a CDS encoding glycoside hydrolase family 3 N-terminal domain-containing protein yields MLQLRMRKTAIIFVMAVGFLNQIHAQKKYPYQDAKLPVEERVQDLLSRMTLEEKVRQMDMYRGDFFKEKEDFAKSKSAEKIGKLGIGAIHDLYPRSAKMINDLQTNVIKGNRWGIPALIMCEMLHGYLDEGSTAFPMNIGLGATWDIATMDKVGKVIGMEARAHGVHFGFGPNLDLGREPRWGRVAETFGEDAFLNSEIGLAFIKGMQGDDLKSDRSIIAEPKHFAVHGIPQAGGNSSPILVGERSAREDHLPSFEKAFRKGGALGTMCAYSELDGIPCAANHWLLTDVLRKEWGFKGLVVSDLGAIKYIQTTHKVADSPKDAIREAVSAGVDMQFYDFSNEFWQNTVIELVNEKKLTMENIDRAAGAVLRLKFLLGLFENPYTDKNLIKERFHTPENQAVALEAAQKSMVLLKNENNILPLSKNLKNIAVIGPNANASRLGGYAPKNSVGMTVFEGVKELVGKTANVVYEEGVPLIVKGQIIPSKYLFTPDESQNGLKGEYFNNRNLEGNPALTRIDSQLEFDWPWAPGDGVNVDDFSIRWTGFLKSDQALDGWLGLSSDDGIRMYIDDQLVIDNWTKGATSMVTTPKNIEKGKKYKVRIEMWEGGWGARAHFRWNLEKVNLQPAIEAAKKADVAIVVLGESNELVEENRDVASLDLFGIQQQLIEEIQKTGTPVVCVLLNGRPLSTNWIAENIPAVLEGWFPGELGGRAVADVLFGDYNPGGRLPITVPKSVGQLPIYYNQKPSAIHKYVAESEHPLYSFGYGLSYTKFEYSNLKLNTTEIKPNGEVKVSVDVKNVGDRDGDEVVQLYINDVYSSVTTPEKTLKGFKRLNIKKGETTTVEFTLTPDELSLWNREMKRVVEPGDFEVMVGGNSTDLLKTKFKVLN; encoded by the coding sequence GAGGAGATTTTTTTAAAGAGAAAGAAGATTTTGCTAAATCTAAATCAGCAGAAAAAATCGGAAAATTAGGAATTGGAGCGATTCATGATTTGTATCCGCGTTCGGCAAAAATGATCAATGATTTACAGACCAATGTAATTAAAGGAAACCGTTGGGGAATTCCAGCTTTGATTATGTGTGAAATGCTTCATGGTTATTTAGACGAAGGAAGTACCGCTTTCCCAATGAACATTGGTCTTGGAGCAACTTGGGATATCGCTACGATGGACAAAGTCGGAAAAGTAATTGGTATGGAAGCCAGAGCTCATGGAGTTCATTTCGGTTTTGGACCCAACTTAGATTTAGGACGCGAACCAAGATGGGGACGTGTTGCTGAAACTTTTGGTGAAGATGCTTTCTTAAACAGCGAAATTGGTTTGGCTTTTATTAAAGGAATGCAGGGAGATGATTTAAAATCGGATCGTTCTATTATTGCTGAGCCTAAACATTTTGCCGTTCACGGTATTCCACAGGCGGGAGGAAATTCTTCGCCGATTTTGGTTGGAGAACGTTCTGCAAGAGAAGATCATTTGCCATCTTTCGAAAAGGCATTTAGAAAAGGTGGTGCGTTAGGAACAATGTGTGCTTATTCTGAGTTAGACGGAATTCCTTGTGCGGCCAATCATTGGTTATTGACGGATGTTTTGAGAAAAGAATGGGGTTTTAAAGGCCTTGTAGTTTCAGATTTAGGAGCTATTAAATACATTCAGACCACTCACAAAGTGGCTGATTCTCCAAAAGATGCTATTAGAGAAGCGGTTTCGGCTGGTGTTGATATGCAGTTTTATGATTTTTCGAACGAATTCTGGCAAAATACAGTCATTGAATTAGTTAATGAAAAAAAATTGACAATGGAAAACATTGACCGTGCAGCGGGAGCAGTTTTACGTTTGAAATTTTTATTAGGATTATTTGAAAATCCGTACACAGATAAAAACTTGATTAAAGAGCGTTTTCATACTCCAGAAAATCAAGCAGTTGCTTTAGAAGCAGCTCAAAAATCGATGGTTTTATTGAAAAATGAGAACAATATTTTGCCTTTAAGCAAAAACTTAAAAAATATTGCGGTTATCGGACCAAATGCAAATGCTTCAAGATTGGGAGGTTATGCTCCAAAAAACAGTGTTGGAATGACGGTTTTCGAAGGAGTTAAGGAATTGGTTGGAAAAACGGCAAATGTAGTTTATGAAGAAGGAGTTCCGTTGATTGTAAAAGGACAGATTATTCCATCTAAATATTTATTTACTCCAGACGAATCTCAAAACGGATTAAAAGGAGAATATTTCAACAACAGAAATCTAGAAGGAAATCCTGCATTGACTCGTATCGACAGTCAGTTAGAATTTGACTGGCCTTGGGCACCTGGTGATGGTGTGAATGTGGATGATTTTTCTATCAGATGGACAGGATTCTTAAAATCTGATCAAGCTCTTGACGGCTGGTTAGGTTTAAGTTCTGATGATGGAATTAGAATGTACATTGATGATCAATTGGTAATTGACAATTGGACAAAGGGAGCGACAAGTATGGTTACAACTCCAAAAAATATCGAAAAAGGTAAAAAGTACAAAGTCCGCATTGAAATGTGGGAAGGAGGCTGGGGAGCCAGAGCTCATTTCCGTTGGAATTTAGAAAAAGTAAACTTACAGCCAGCAATCGAAGCGGCTAAAAAAGCAGATGTTGCGATTGTGGTTTTAGGAGAATCTAACGAATTGGTAGAAGAAAACAGAGATGTTGCTTCTTTAGACTTATTTGGAATCCAACAGCAATTGATTGAAGAGATTCAAAAAACGGGAACTCCAGTAGTTTGTGTGTTGTTAAACGGTCGTCCGCTTTCTACAAATTGGATTGCTGAAAATATTCCAGCAGTTTTAGAAGGATGGTTTCCAGGTGAATTAGGAGGTAGAGCGGTTGCTGATGTTTTATTTGGAGATTATAATCCAGGTGGAAGATTGCCAATTACAGTTCCGAAATCGGTTGGGCAGTTACCGATATATTATAACCAAAAACCATCTGCGATTCATAAATATGTAGCAGAAAGCGAGCATCCGTTATATTCATTCGGTTACGGATTGAGTTATACGAAGTTTGAATATTCTAATTTAAAACTAAATACTACTGAAATTAAACCAAACGGAGAAGTAAAAGTTTCTGTTGATGTTAAAAACGTCGGAGACAGAGACGGAGACGAAGTAGTTCAGTTGTACATTAATGATGTTTACAGTTCAGTAACAACTCCTGAAAAAACATTAAAAGGATTCAAAAGATTAAATATCAAAAAAGGTGAAACTACAACTGTTGAGTTTACACTTACACCAGATGAGCTATCTCTTTGGAACAGAGAAATGAAGCGCGTTGTAGAGCCTGGAGATTTTGAAGTGATGGTTGGTGGAAATTCGACCGATTTACTTAAAACTAAATTCAAGGTTTTGAACTAA